One genomic window of Sodaliphilus pleomorphus includes the following:
- the rpoB gene encoding DNA-directed RNA polymerase subunit beta — MSVSKQPRVNFARVKNPYPYPDFLEVQLQSFRDFLQLDTPTEKRKNEGLYKVFSENFPIADTRNNFVLEFLDYFIDPPRYTIDECLDRGLTYSVPLKAKLKLYCTDPDHEDFATEVQDVYLGAIPYMTAKGTFVINGAERVVVSQLHRSPGVFFGQSVHANGTKLYSARIIPFRGSWIEFATDINNVMYAYIDRKKKLPVTTLLRAIGLETDNDIIKIFGLAEELKVNKTNLKKAVGRKLAARVVKTWNEDFVDEDTGEVVSIERNEVIIDRDTVIEESNIPEILESGAQTILLHRQDVNTGDYAIIFNTLAKDTCNSEKEAVNYIYRQLRNAEPPDDASAREVINNLFFSEKRYDLGDVGRFRINKKLGLSTPDDVRVLTREDIIEIIKYLIGLINSKTDVDDIDHLSNRRVRTVGEQLYNQFGVGLARMARTIRERMNVRDNEVFTPIDLINAKTISSVINTFFGTNALSQFMDQTNPLAEITHKRRMSALGPGGLSRERAGFEVRDVHYTHYGRLCPIETPEGPNIGLISSLCIYAKINKLGFIETPYRKVENGKVDLDNNHVQYLTAESEEGKIIAQGNAEVNDDGTFASNRIKSRLGADFPVASPDEVNYMDVSPQQIASIAAAMIPFLEHDDANRALMGANMMRQAVPLLRSEAPIVGTGIEQRLAYDSRTQIQAEGEGVVEYVDADVIRIRYDQTEDEAFVSFEEPVVEYHLPKFRKTNQNTTIDLRPICDRGQRVKKGDILTEGYSTEDGELALGRNLKVAYMPWKGYNYEDAIVLNERMVREDILTSVHVDEYTLEVRETKRGMEELTNDIPNVSEDATKDLDERGIIRVGAHIQPGDILIGKITPKGESDPTPEEKLLRAIFGDKAGDVKDASLKANPSLKGVIIKTRLFARATKKKRTKGGDPFINKLDEEYGAKQDELKALLIEKLLKLTEGLTSQGVKDFLDTEVIAKGNKFTASVLKDIDYESVNLSKWTTDEHRNDMIRSCVMNYLRKSKGIDTELRRKKFDYSIGDELPSGIMQMAKVYVAKKRKIGVGDKMAGRHGNKGIVSRVVREEDMPFLADGTTVDLVLNPLGVPSRMNLGQIFEAVLGWAGHELGVKFATPIFDGATMDDLNKWTDKAGLPRGGSCQLYDGATGEPFDQKATVGVTYFLKLGHMVEDKMHARSIGPYSLITQQPLGGKAQFGGQRFGEMEVWALEAFGASHVLQEILTIKSDDVTGRSKAYEAIVKGDPMPTPGIPESLNVLLHELRGLCLSVKLE, encoded by the coding sequence ATGTCAGTTTCCAAACAACCACGAGTAAATTTTGCACGTGTCAAGAATCCGTATCCTTATCCCGATTTCCTTGAGGTGCAATTACAATCATTCAGAGATTTTCTGCAATTAGATACCCCAACTGAGAAACGAAAAAACGAGGGACTCTATAAAGTTTTTTCCGAGAATTTCCCCATCGCGGACACGCGGAATAACTTTGTCCTTGAATTTCTTGACTATTTCATCGACCCGCCGCGCTACACCATCGATGAATGCCTCGACCGTGGCCTCACCTACAGTGTGCCACTCAAGGCCAAGCTCAAGCTCTACTGCACCGACCCCGATCACGAGGACTTTGCCACCGAGGTACAGGATGTGTATCTGGGTGCCATCCCCTACATGACTGCCAAGGGCACGTTTGTGATCAACGGCGCCGAGCGCGTGGTGGTGTCTCAGTTGCACCGTTCGCCGGGCGTTTTCTTTGGACAGAGCGTCCATGCCAACGGCACCAAGCTATATTCGGCTCGCATCATACCTTTCCGTGGATCGTGGATTGAATTTGCCACCGATATCAACAACGTGATGTATGCCTACATCGACCGCAAGAAGAAGTTGCCCGTGACAACTCTGCTGCGTGCCATTGGTCTCGAGACCGACAACGACATCATCAAGATTTTCGGCCTGGCCGAGGAACTCAAAGTAAACAAGACCAACCTTAAGAAGGCAGTGGGCCGCAAGCTCGCCGCCCGTGTCGTGAAAACATGGAACGAAGACTTCGTCGACGAGGATACTGGCGAGGTCGTTTCGATCGAGCGCAACGAGGTGATTATCGACCGCGACACCGTGATCGAGGAGAGCAACATCCCCGAGATACTGGAATCGGGCGCACAGACCATACTGCTGCACCGCCAGGACGTGAACACGGGCGACTATGCCATCATCTTCAACACGCTCGCCAAGGATACCTGCAACTCTGAGAAAGAGGCAGTCAACTACATATACAGGCAATTGCGCAACGCCGAGCCGCCGGATGACGCCAGCGCCCGCGAGGTGATCAACAACCTTTTCTTCAGCGAGAAGCGTTATGACCTGGGCGATGTGGGCCGTTTCCGCATCAACAAGAAGCTGGGCCTCTCGACCCCCGACGACGTGCGAGTGCTCACCCGCGAGGACATCATCGAGATCATCAAGTACCTCATCGGCCTTATCAACAGCAAGACCGACGTCGATGATATCGACCACTTGAGCAACCGCCGCGTGCGCACCGTGGGCGAGCAGCTCTACAACCAGTTTGGCGTGGGCCTGGCCCGCATGGCCCGCACCATACGCGAGCGCATGAATGTGCGCGACAACGAGGTGTTCACCCCAATCGACCTGATCAACGCAAAGACAATATCGTCGGTCATCAACACATTCTTTGGTACCAACGCCTTGTCGCAATTTATGGACCAGACCAACCCTCTGGCCGAGATCACCCACAAGCGCCGCATGTCGGCCCTGGGCCCTGGCGGCCTCTCGCGCGAGCGTGCCGGCTTTGAGGTGCGCGACGTGCACTACACCCACTACGGCCGTCTGTGTCCTATCGAGACACCAGAAGGCCCCAACATCGGCCTCATCTCGTCGTTGTGCATCTATGCCAAGATCAACAAGCTCGGCTTCATCGAGACCCCCTACCGCAAGGTGGAAAACGGCAAGGTCGACCTCGACAACAACCATGTGCAGTATCTCACTGCCGAGAGCGAGGAAGGCAAGATCATCGCACAAGGCAACGCCGAGGTAAACGACGACGGCACCTTTGCCAGCAACCGCATCAAGTCGCGCCTGGGCGCCGACTTCCCCGTGGCCTCGCCCGACGAGGTTAACTATATGGACGTGTCGCCGCAACAGATTGCGTCGATCGCTGCTGCCATGATTCCCTTCCTGGAGCACGACGACGCCAACCGTGCCTTGATGGGTGCCAACATGATGCGCCAGGCAGTGCCGTTGCTGCGCAGCGAGGCTCCTATCGTGGGCACCGGCATCGAGCAGCGTCTGGCCTACGACAGCCGCACCCAGATACAAGCCGAGGGCGAGGGTGTGGTAGAATATGTCGATGCCGACGTCATACGCATACGCTACGACCAGACCGAAGACGAGGCCTTCGTCTCGTTTGAGGAACCCGTAGTAGAATATCACTTGCCCAAGTTCCGCAAGACCAACCAGAACACCACCATCGACCTGCGGCCCATATGCGACCGCGGCCAGCGTGTGAAGAAGGGCGACATCCTCACCGAGGGCTACTCGACCGAGGACGGCGAGCTTGCCCTGGGGCGTAACCTCAAGGTGGCCTACATGCCCTGGAAGGGTTACAACTATGAGGACGCCATCGTGCTCAACGAGCGCATGGTGCGTGAGGACATCCTCACCAGTGTGCACGTCGACGAGTACACCCTCGAGGTGCGCGAGACCAAGCGCGGCATGGAAGAGCTCACCAACGATATCCCCAACGTGAGCGAAGACGCCACCAAGGACCTCGACGAACGCGGCATCATCCGCGTGGGAGCCCACATCCAGCCCGGCGACATCCTCATAGGCAAGATCACGCCTAAGGGTGAGAGCGATCCCACCCCCGAGGAGAAGCTGCTGCGCGCTATCTTCGGCGACAAGGCTGGCGACGTGAAGGATGCCTCGCTCAAGGCCAACCCGTCGCTCAAGGGCGTGATCATCAAGACCCGCCTCTTTGCCCGCGCCACCAAGAAAAAGCGCACCAAGGGCGGCGACCCCTTCATCAACAAGCTCGACGAGGAGTATGGAGCCAAGCAAGACGAGCTCAAGGCATTGCTCATCGAGAAGCTGCTCAAGCTCACCGAGGGCCTTACCTCGCAGGGCGTGAAAGACTTCCTCGACACCGAGGTGATAGCCAAGGGCAACAAGTTTACAGCATCGGTGCTCAAAGATATCGACTACGAGTCGGTCAACCTGAGCAAGTGGACGACCGACGAGCACCGCAACGACATGATACGCTCCTGCGTGATGAACTACCTGCGCAAGAGCAAGGGCATCGACACCGAGCTGCGCCGCAAGAAGTTTGACTACTCGATAGGCGATGAGCTCCCATCGGGCATCATGCAGATGGCCAAGGTGTATGTGGCCAAGAAGCGCAAGATAGGCGTGGGCGACAAGATGGCCGGCCGCCACGGCAACAAGGGTATCGTCTCTCGCGTGGTGCGCGAGGAGGACATGCCATTCCTTGCCGACGGCACCACGGTCGACCTCGTGCTCAACCCCCTGGGTGTGCCTTCGCGCATGAACCTGGGTCAGATTTTCGAGGCCGTGCTCGGCTGGGCCGGTCACGAGCTGGGCGTGAAATTTGCCACCCCCATCTTCGACGGCGCCACGATGGACGACCTCAACAAGTGGACCGACAAGGCCGGTCTGCCGCGTGGCGGCAGCTGCCAGCTCTACGACGGTGCCACGGGCGAGCCCTTCGACCAGAAAGCCACAGTGGGTGTGACCTACTTCCTGAAGCTGGGCCACATGGTCGAGGACAAGATGCATGCCCGCTCGATCGGCCCCTACTCGCTCATCACGCAACAGCCTCTGGGCGGCAAGGCCCAGTTTGGTGGTCAGCGTTTCGGCGAGATGGAGGTTTGGGCTCTTGAGGCCTTCGGCGCAAGCCACGTGCTGCAAGAGATCCTCACCATCAAGAGTGACGATGTCACAGGCCGCAGCAAGGCCTATGAGGCCATTGTCAAGGGAGATCCAATGCCCACTCCGGGCATCCCCGAGTCGCTCAACGTGCTGCTGCATGAGCTGCGCGGATTGTGCTTAAGTGTGAAACTTGAATAA
- the rplL gene encoding 50S ribosomal protein L7/L12, whose product MADLKAFAEELVNLSVKEVNELAQILKDEYGIEPAAAAVAVAGPAAAGAAPAEEEKTNFDVILKSFGSEKLKVIKLVKELTGLGLKDAKDLVEKAPAPIKEGLPKADAEGLKKQLEELGAEVELK is encoded by the coding sequence ATGGCAGATTTAAAAGCTTTTGCTGAGGAATTAGTTAATCTTTCAGTTAAGGAAGTAAACGAACTCGCACAAATTCTCAAAGACGAATATGGTATTGAACCTGCAGCTGCTGCTGTGGCCGTGGCCGGTCCTGCTGCTGCTGGTGCTGCTCCCGCTGAAGAGGAGAAGACTAACTTCGACGTGATCCTGAAATCTTTCGGTTCTGAGAAGCTCAAAGTCATCAAGCTGGTGAAGGAACTCACTGGTCTGGGCCTGAAGGACGCTAAGGACCTGGTAGAGAAGGCTCCCGCTCCCATCAAGGAAGGCCTGCCCAAGGCTGATGCTGAAGGTCTCAAGAAGCAACTCGAAGAACTCGGCGCTGAAGTTGAACTTAAATAA
- the rplJ gene encoding 50S ribosomal protein L10, whose amino-acid sequence MRKEDKAVLIDKIKDTIAQYSCVYLTSTTDLNAEKTTDLRRAAFKAEVKMMVVKNSLLKKAMEQSDIDYSGLYPAMVGNTTLMLSNTGNAPAKLIKEFRKKKETQPALKAAFVEETVYMGEESLETLATIKSKNELIADVVALLQSPAKNVVSALQSGGNKLHGILETLSNKEEK is encoded by the coding sequence ATGAGAAAGGAAGATAAAGCAGTATTAATCGACAAGATCAAGGACACCATCGCTCAGTACAGTTGCGTGTATCTGACATCGACAACCGACCTGAACGCTGAAAAGACCACCGACCTGCGCCGCGCTGCCTTCAAGGCCGAGGTGAAGATGATGGTGGTGAAAAACTCCTTGTTGAAGAAGGCCATGGAGCAGAGCGACATCGACTACTCGGGCCTCTATCCCGCAATGGTAGGAAACACCACGCTCATGCTGAGCAACACTGGCAACGCTCCTGCTAAACTCATCAAGGAATTCCGCAAGAAGAAAGAGACCCAGCCTGCACTCAAGGCAGCCTTCGTTGAGGAGACCGTCTACATGGGCGAGGAGAGCCTCGAGACCCTGGCAACGATCAAGAGCAAGAACGAGCTCATCGCCGACGTTGTGGCACTGCTGCAATCGCCTGCCAAGAATGTGGTTTCGGCTCTGCAGTCGGGTGGCAACAAGCTCCACGGAATTCTGGAAACATTATCAAACAAAGAAGAAAAATAA
- the rplA gene encoding 50S ribosomal protein L1 — protein sequence MSKLTKNQKLAATKIEPGKAYTLAEAATLLKEITFTKFDASADIDVRLGVDPRKADQNIRGVVSLPNGTGKTVRVLVLCTPDKEAEAKEAGADYVGLEEYIDKIKSGWTDVDVIITQPQNMGKIGPLGRILGPRGLMPNPKSGTVTPDVAKAVKEVKQGKIDFKVDKKGIVHTSIGKVSFTPDQIRENAQAFINTLIKLKPATAKGTYIKSIYLSSTMSKGIKIDTKSIDA from the coding sequence ATGAGTAAACTAACAAAAAATCAAAAGTTAGCCGCCACGAAGATTGAACCTGGGAAAGCTTACACCCTTGCTGAGGCCGCCACACTGCTGAAGGAAATCACCTTCACCAAGTTTGACGCTTCGGCCGATATCGATGTACGTCTTGGTGTAGATCCTCGAAAGGCTGACCAGAATATCCGCGGCGTGGTATCGCTGCCTAACGGAACGGGCAAGACCGTGCGCGTGCTTGTGCTTTGCACCCCCGACAAGGAGGCCGAAGCCAAGGAAGCCGGTGCCGACTATGTGGGTCTTGAAGAGTATATCGACAAGATCAAGTCGGGTTGGACCGATGTGGATGTAATCATCACCCAGCCTCAAAACATGGGCAAGATCGGACCTCTGGGTCGCATCCTGGGCCCCCGCGGCCTGATGCCAAACCCCAAGAGCGGCACCGTGACTCCCGATGTGGCCAAGGCTGTGAAAGAAGTGAAACAAGGTAAAATTGATTTCAAGGTTGATAAGAAAGGTATAGTACACACCTCTATTGGCAAGGTGTCGTTCACTCCCGACCAGATACGTGAGAATGCCCAGGCATTCATCAACACGCTGATCAAGCTGAAGCCGGCCACCGCCAAGGGTACCTATATCAAGAGCATTTATCTTTCAAGTACTATGAGTAAAGGTATCAAGATCGATACCAAGTCAATCGACGCTTAA
- the rplK gene encoding 50S ribosomal protein L11 produces the protein MAKEIAGQLKLQIKGGAANPSPPVGPALGSKGINIMEFCKQFNARTQSKAGKVLPVVITYYTDKSFDFVVKTSPAAVQLKEAAKIKSGSGEPNRKKVATVTWDQVKEIAEDKMPDLNCFTVASAMKMVAGTARSMGITVKGTFPENV, from the coding sequence ATGGCTAAAGAAATTGCTGGACAGTTAAAATTACAGATTAAGGGCGGAGCAGCAAACCCTTCGCCGCCAGTAGGACCAGCTCTTGGTTCTAAGGGTATAAACATCATGGAGTTTTGCAAGCAATTCAATGCCCGCACTCAATCCAAGGCCGGCAAGGTGCTCCCTGTGGTGATCACCTACTACACCGACAAGAGCTTTGACTTTGTTGTCAAGACTTCGCCTGCTGCCGTTCAACTCAAGGAGGCAGCCAAGATTAAGAGCGGTTCGGGTGAACCTAACCGTAAAAAAGTCGCTACGGTGACTTGGGACCAGGTTAAGGAGATTGCTGAAGACAAAATGCCTGATTTGAACTGTTTCACTGTAGCCTCGGCGATGAAGATGGTCGCTGGAACAGCAAGAAGTATGGGTATCACCGTAAAGGGTACATTCCCCGAAAATGTTTAA
- the nusG gene encoding transcription termination/antitermination protein NusG, with protein sequence MAEGKKQWYVLKTISGKEQKIKEMLDAACKNDERLREHLFQVLVPTEKVFTTHAGKKVQKERNLLSGYVFVQCDLDGETEDMLQNTTNVINFVRTRESSHRPEPIRESDIARMLGAAEAEGAAPEGEDGPNDFIVGENVKVTFGPFNGFTGEIEEVNREKRKLKVMVKVFGRKTPLELDNSQVSRE encoded by the coding sequence ATGGCTGAAGGAAAAAAACAGTGGTATGTTTTGAAAACCATTTCGGGCAAAGAGCAGAAAATCAAGGAAATGCTTGATGCTGCCTGTAAAAATGATGAGCGCCTGCGCGAGCATCTTTTTCAGGTGCTCGTTCCTACAGAGAAGGTCTTCACGACCCATGCCGGGAAGAAGGTGCAGAAAGAACGCAACCTGCTTTCGGGATATGTATTTGTACAATGCGACCTCGACGGTGAGACTGAAGACATGTTGCAGAACACGACCAACGTGATCAACTTTGTGCGCACCCGTGAGTCGAGCCACAGGCCCGAACCCATCAGGGAAAGCGACATTGCACGCATGCTGGGAGCTGCCGAGGCCGAGGGCGCTGCGCCCGAGGGCGAGGATGGACCCAACGATTTCATCGTGGGCGAGAATGTGAAGGTGACTTTCGGTCCCTTCAACGGGTTCACAGGCGAAATCGAAGAGGTGAATCGAGAAAAACGCAAGCTCAAGGTCATGGTCAAGGTGTTCGGCCGCAAGACGCCGCTGGAATTGGACAATTCGCAAGTGTCGCGTGAGTAG
- the secE gene encoding preprotein translocase subunit SecE: MAKAKILTDLEESYNELVHKVSWPSKTDLANSTVIVMVASILMALVIWAVDAIISWGMENIIYRV; encoded by the coding sequence ATGGCAAAAGCAAAAATACTTACGGATTTAGAGGAGTCTTATAACGAGCTCGTTCATAAGGTTTCTTGGCCCTCAAAGACTGACTTGGCCAATAGCACCGTCATTGTCATGGTGGCTTCCATACTCATGGCACTCGTGATATGGGCTGTTGACGCAATCATCAGCTGGGGCATGGAAAACATCATCTATCGCGTGTAG